A region of the Massilia sp. erpn genome:
GAACTGGGACCGCTCCATCGCCGACTACCGCTGGCGTCCTGACGGCAAGGCCCTGCTGGCGACCGCCGACGACGTCGGCCAGCACCGCCTGTTCTCGCTGGACGCGGCCAGCGGCAAAGTCACCGCGCTGACCGGCAAAGGTTACGCGGGCGAATTCGACGTGCGCGGCGACACCGTGGTCGTGGCCCAGGCCAGCCTGTCCTCCGGCGCCCAGCTGTTCAAGCTGAAAGCCGATGGCGGCGCCGAACCGAAAGCAGCCCAGCTGACCAATCTGAACGCCGAGCGTCTGGCCGATGTGCGCATGGGCGAGTACGAGCAGTTCTCCTTCGCCGGCGCCAACGGCGAAACCGTGTACGGCCACGTGATGAAGCCATGGAACGCCCAGCCGGGTCAGAAATATCCGGTGGCCTTCCTGGTGCACGGCGGTCCGCAAAGCAGCTTCGGCAACTCCTGGAGCTACCGCTGGAATCCACAGGTGTATGCAGGCGCAGGCTATGCAACCATCTTCATCGACTTCCACGGTTCCACCGGCTACGGCCAGCAGTTCACCGACGCGATCAGCAATGACTGGGGCGGCAAACCGCTGGAAGACCTGCAAAAAGGCCTGGCCGCAGCGGCCCAGAAATTCCCATGGCTGGACCGCGAGCGCAGCTGCGCCCTGGGTGCATCCTACGGCGGCTACATGATGAACTGGATCGCCGGCAACTGGAACGATGGCTTCCGCTGCCTGGTCAACCACGACGGCGTATTCGACCAGCGCGGCATGGCCTACGCCACCGAAGAACTGTGGTTCACCGAATGGGAGAACGGCGGCACCTACTACGCCAATCCGAACGGCTACGAGAAATTCAATCCGGTCCACCACGTCAGCAAATGGAAAACGCCGATGCTGGTGATCCAGGGCGACCTCGATTTCCGCATCCCGACCGCGCAAGCGCTGGGCACCTTCACCGCCCTGCAACGCCAAGGCATCGAAAGCAAGCTGCTGGTCTTCCCCGACGAAAACCACTGGGTGCTGAAACCCGCCAACTCCATCATGTGGCACCACACCGTCCTCAACTGGCTCGACAGCCACCTGAAAAAGTAAGCCCACAGCCCAGCCCGCCGGATGGCCGTCCCGTCCACCCTGGGGTCAGACCCCAATCGGACACGAGCTGAGCCTTAACGTCTGGGTGCAAATGAAAAAAGGCGCCGCAGGTGGAGGCCTGCGGCGCCTTTTATTCCTGAGGCCGTGTCCGAATGGGGTCTGACCCCATGGTGGACACGGCCTCGGCTTTAGCGGCGGATGATGGCGCCGCCTTTCATGACGAAATTGACCTTGGTGAGCTGGCTGGCGTCGGCGGCGACGTCGCCGGGGGCGGCGATGAGGTCGGCGTATTTGCCGACGGCGATGCTGCCGATGCGGTCTTTCCAGCCCAGCAGGTCGGCGGCGTGGACGGTGGCAGCCTGGATGGCCTGCATGGAACTCATGCCGTACTGGGTCATGTATTTAAACTGGCGCGCGTTGTCGCCGTGCGGGTAGACGCCGGCGTCGGAGCCGAAGGCCATGCGGGCGCCGCCCTGCCAGGCCTTCCTGAAATTATCCCTTTGCAGCTGGCCCAGGGCGCGTTCCTTTTCGATCGATTCGGGCAGCATGCCGGCTTTCGCGCCTTCCTGCAGGATGAAGTCGTCGTTGTAGATGTCCATCACCAGCCAGGTGCCCTTCTCTTTCGCCAGCTTGATGCCTTCTTCGTCGATCAGGCTGGCGTGCTC
Encoded here:
- a CDS encoding S9 family peptidase; translated protein: MTLRLLVMGAAIAAATSAVAAPRGLTVEDLANMERVGSPVLSPDASRVVYTVRSTNMEKNRGATQLWMIDLRAAKPVPQQLTQHDASSRDPEWSANGDAIYFLSGRSGSSQVWRLPAGGGEASKVTDLPLDVESFRLSPKGDRLALSFAVFRDCADLACSKKRGDEQTKNKATGKLYDQMFVRHWDTWADGRRNVLYSAPLDASGRVSAAPVNLSGALDGDVPSKPFGDHGEYQFSPDGKSIVFSVRVAGKTESWSTNFDLYEVPSAGGKEPRNLTADNPAWDTKPSFSPDGKTLAYVAMKRPGFEADRFHMVLMDVASGKKRVLAENWDRSIADYRWRPDGKALLATADDVGQHRLFSLDAASGKVTALTGKGYAGEFDVRGDTVVVAQASLSSGAQLFKLKADGGAEPKAAQLTNLNAERLADVRMGEYEQFSFAGANGETVYGHVMKPWNAQPGQKYPVAFLVHGGPQSSFGNSWSYRWNPQVYAGAGYATIFIDFHGSTGYGQQFTDAISNDWGGKPLEDLQKGLAAAAQKFPWLDRERSCALGASYGGYMMNWIAGNWNDGFRCLVNHDGVFDQRGMAYATEELWFTEWENGGTYYANPNGYEKFNPVHHVSKWKTPMLVIQGDLDFRIPTAQALGTFTALQRQGIESKLLVFPDENHWVLKPANSIMWHHTVLNWLDSHLKK